In the genome of Deinococcus deserti VCD115, one region contains:
- a CDS encoding IMPACT family protein, whose translation MSELPRPFTTLAGSHRHDAVIENSEFLTFAERADTPEQALAQLGALRARYPDATHHCWAYRIGAAYRFNDDGEPGGTAGAPILKAIEGQGVDHVMVVVVRFYGGVKLGTGGLVRAYGGGAAECLRTAVRFEVRPRQALQVSVGFEHLSTLYHQLGLFDTARGEEQYTAQGVTLPVELFPEDVQAFTQALRDATRGAAGIEEVTPA comes from the coding sequence GTGAGTGAGCTGCCCCGCCCCTTTACGACCCTGGCCGGTTCACACCGCCACGACGCGGTGATCGAGAACAGCGAATTCCTGACCTTCGCGGAGCGTGCCGACACCCCCGAGCAGGCTCTGGCTCAGCTCGGCGCGCTGCGGGCACGCTACCCGGACGCGACCCATCACTGCTGGGCCTACCGGATCGGCGCGGCCTACCGCTTCAACGACGACGGCGAGCCCGGAGGCACGGCAGGCGCACCGATCCTGAAAGCCATCGAGGGCCAGGGCGTGGACCATGTGATGGTCGTCGTCGTGCGCTTTTACGGCGGCGTGAAGCTGGGCACCGGTGGACTGGTGCGCGCTTACGGGGGCGGCGCGGCCGAGTGCCTGCGCACCGCTGTCAGATTCGAGGTGCGGCCCCGGCAGGCGCTGCAGGTCAGTGTGGGCTTCGAGCACCTCAGCACGCTGTACCACCAGCTGGGCCTGTTCGACACGGCACGGGGCGAAGAGCAGTACACCGCCCAGGGCGTCACGCTGCCGGTGGAGTTGTTCCCTGAGGACGTGCAGGCTTTTACGCAGGCGCTGCGCGACGCCACGCGCGGCGCGGCCGGGATAGAGGAAGTCACCCCAGCCTGA
- a CDS encoding NUDIX domain-containing protein, with protein sequence MNTHPNWATLTEDREQPWKTLSSRVLVDGFRVVLEDRVEVSGGTETVYQYRPRGPRAVFVLPVTDSGEAVLIRQYRYPLRASIMEVVAGGVERGEDLLTAAARELKEEVGGTAREWHALPGFYPQPSISGVTFYPLLALGVTLGTMAHEETETIERRVVPLAEAYRMLDAGEIQDGPSSLTLWHARRLLKERGLL encoded by the coding sequence ATGAACACCCACCCCAACTGGGCCACCCTGACCGAGGACCGTGAGCAGCCCTGGAAGACCCTGTCCTCACGCGTGCTGGTGGACGGGTTCCGGGTGGTGCTCGAAGACCGTGTCGAGGTCTCGGGCGGCACAGAGACGGTCTACCAGTACCGGCCGCGCGGCCCACGGGCGGTGTTTGTGCTGCCCGTGACCGATTCGGGCGAGGCCGTGCTGATCCGCCAGTACCGTTATCCTCTGCGGGCCAGCATCATGGAAGTCGTGGCGGGCGGCGTGGAGCGCGGAGAGGACCTGCTGACGGCCGCTGCCCGGGAACTGAAGGAAGAGGTAGGCGGCACGGCGCGTGAATGGCACGCCCTGCCGGGCTTCTACCCGCAGCCCAGCATCAGTGGCGTGACCTTCTACCCGCTGCTGGCGCTGGGGGTGACGCTGGGCACGATGGCCCACGAGGAAACCGAGACCATCGAGCGGCGCGTCGTGCCGCTGGCCGAGGCCTACCGCATGCTCGACGCCGGCGAGATCCAGGATGGCCCCAGCAGCCTGACCCTGTGGCACGCCCGGCGGCTGCTCAAAGAGCGTGGGCTGCTATGA
- a CDS encoding DUF4403 family protein, translating into MRRLLMPALLTGIMSAPAEAVSTLNVPVSVPLSGVQQAANARVPAEFARVDETRSFLGGLVSVALRGTVTRTGHVSVSPSADGQSLLIRVPIRAAFRAEPGGAGSVLARDFGGEATVSLTVTPFVQPDWEAGVKVSGDYAWTDPLSVDLGGGVRVSVQSLVDTQVRAQLDRVTAEVERAVREGAGLKGRAGTLWARAQQPWTLPTPESAYALVQPRTLSVTPFRFTPDALKLTLGAAFDLKAGLGRAPAIPPRPLPPLNVAVALPDRVDLSVPVRLPYPELSAAATKYAATQTFALPVPTSPTLRITGVSVRPAGSALGVTVNVRVDGPLGLRVPATVDVTGTPVLEPGGRVVTLRSVTVRTRREGLTSRVIGWLADARAQAFVSRMARFDLAPKLAQAQAHMQGRLPYSPAPGVTLSGKVGALELTGLQVRPDALVVTAAATGAVRAALNAAALGGR; encoded by the coding sequence ATGCGCCGCCTTCTCATGCCTGCGTTGTTGACTGGGATCATGTCCGCTCCGGCCGAGGCTGTCTCCACGCTGAACGTCCCGGTCAGTGTGCCGCTCAGCGGTGTGCAGCAGGCCGCCAACGCCCGGGTGCCGGCCGAGTTTGCCCGGGTGGACGAGACCCGGTCCTTTCTGGGCGGGCTGGTCAGTGTGGCGCTGCGCGGCACCGTGACACGCACCGGGCACGTGAGCGTGAGCCCTTCGGCAGACGGCCAGTCTCTGCTGATCCGCGTGCCTATCCGCGCCGCCTTCCGTGCCGAACCCGGAGGCGCCGGGTCGGTCCTGGCACGGGACTTTGGTGGTGAGGCCACCGTCAGCCTGACAGTCACGCCGTTCGTGCAGCCGGACTGGGAGGCGGGCGTGAAGGTCAGCGGAGACTACGCCTGGACCGACCCGCTCAGCGTGGACCTGGGGGGTGGCGTGCGGGTCAGCGTGCAGTCACTGGTCGATACCCAGGTTCGCGCCCAGCTGGACAGAGTTACAGCCGAAGTAGAGCGTGCCGTGCGTGAAGGAGCGGGGCTGAAGGGCCGGGCCGGAACGCTCTGGGCGCGCGCTCAGCAGCCCTGGACGCTGCCCACCCCGGAAAGCGCCTACGCGCTGGTGCAGCCGCGCACCCTGAGCGTGACCCCGTTCCGCTTCACTCCGGACGCCCTGAAGCTCACCCTGGGCGCAGCGTTTGACCTGAAGGCCGGCCTGGGCCGCGCACCTGCCATTCCTCCCCGCCCGCTGCCCCCCCTGAATGTCGCCGTGGCCCTGCCTGACCGCGTGGACCTGAGCGTGCCGGTGCGCCTTCCCTACCCGGAGCTGTCGGCAGCCGCCACGAAGTACGCTGCCACGCAGACCTTTGCCCTGCCGGTACCGACCTCACCGACCCTGCGGATCACGGGAGTGAGCGTCCGGCCTGCTGGCAGCGCGCTGGGCGTCACCGTAAACGTCCGGGTGGATGGACCGCTGGGTCTGCGGGTGCCGGCGACCGTTGACGTGACCGGCACGCCTGTCCTGGAGCCGGGTGGCCGGGTGGTCACCCTGCGCAGCGTGACGGTGCGGACCCGCCGCGAGGGCCTGACCAGCCGGGTGATCGGCTGGCTGGCCGACGCGCGCGCGCAGGCTTTCGTGAGCCGCATGGCGCGCTTTGACCTGGCGCCGAAGCTGGCTCAGGCGCAGGCCCACATGCAGGGCCGCCTCCCCTACTCACCCGCTCCCGGGGTGACCCTGTCAGGCAAGGTTGGAGCCCTGGAGCTTACTGGCCTTCAGGTCAGGCCAGACGCCCTGGTGGTGACGGCAGCAGCCACCGGTGCGGTCAGGGCCGCCCTGAATGCCGCGGCGCTTGGCGGCAGATAA
- a CDS encoding AAA family ATPase, which yields MTMRPGRVHALHGFIGSGKSTLARQLERELPALRFSPDEWTHALLGADPPEDLYRPALAALLRLFQAQWVQAACLGTDVVLDYGFWSRRERDELRALCAQHGLDLRLYRLQASDEVLWSRVEARNARVSAGQESGSVWINPWDFQQFRQHFQPLDPDEPCAVPGSR from the coding sequence ATGACCATGCGGCCTGGCCGGGTGCATGCCCTGCACGGTTTTATCGGGAGTGGCAAAAGCACCCTGGCGCGGCAGCTGGAGCGCGAGCTGCCTGCCCTGCGGTTTTCCCCGGACGAATGGACCCACGCCCTGCTGGGTGCCGATCCCCCGGAGGACCTGTACCGTCCGGCGCTGGCGGCGCTGCTCCGGCTGTTCCAGGCGCAGTGGGTGCAGGCAGCCTGCCTGGGCACCGATGTGGTGCTCGACTATGGGTTCTGGTCGCGCCGCGAACGGGATGAGCTGCGCGCGCTGTGTGCTCAGCATGGACTGGACCTGCGACTGTACCGGCTGCAGGCCTCCGATGAGGTGCTGTGGAGCCGGGTCGAGGCACGCAACGCCCGGGTCTCCGCCGGACAGGAAAGCGGCAGTGTCTGGATCAACCCCTGGGACTTCCAGCAGTTCCGTCAGCACTTTCAGCCGCTGGACCCGGACGAGCCTTGCGCCGTGCCGGGAAGCCGTTAG
- a CDS encoding secondary thiamine-phosphate synthase enzyme YjbQ produces MWAQHELTLRPVRRGFHLITREVVQAVPELAQVRAGLLHVFMRHTSASLTINENASPEVRRDFERYFNHAVPQDWQEWEHTLEGPDDMPAHIKASLLGPSLTVPVQGGRLALGTWQGLYLCEHRDQGGSRRLLLTLHGEKA; encoded by the coding sequence ATGTGGGCCCAACACGAGCTGACCCTGCGTCCTGTACGGCGCGGGTTTCACCTGATCACGCGGGAGGTCGTGCAGGCTGTGCCGGAGCTGGCCCAGGTCCGCGCTGGACTGCTGCATGTCTTTATGCGGCACACGAGTGCCAGCCTGACCATCAACGAGAACGCCTCGCCGGAGGTGCGCCGCGACTTCGAGCGGTACTTCAATCACGCCGTGCCGCAGGACTGGCAGGAATGGGAACACACGCTGGAAGGCCCGGACGATATGCCCGCGCACATCAAAGCCAGCCTGCTGGGGCCCAGCCTGACGGTGCCTGTTCAGGGCGGCCGCCTGGCGCTGGGCACCTGGCAGGGCCTGTACCTCTGCGAGCACCGTGACCAGGGCGGGTCACGCCGACTGCTGCTGACCCTGCACGGGGAAAAGGCCTGA
- a CDS encoding adenylosuccinate synthase, with protein MPGIAIVGAQWGDEGKGKITDFLAPEAEFVVRYQGGANAGHTVTAKGQTFKLNLLPSGVLHEGTVSVLGDGMVIDADKFMEERRNLIAGGLNPELRISDRAHLVLPHHKYVDGRKDFVGTTGRGIGPAYADRARRVGVRFGDLSDDTVLRERLERLLEAKPNSTRDAGWTSVDVAMESLAPIREALLPFVQDTGSQLRAAITEGRNVLFEGAQATLLDLNYGTYPFVTSSHPTVGGILVGAGVNHKAIHKVYGVAKAFNTRVGHGPFVTEVLGDAEILRLRGDGSKPWDEFGTTTGRARRVGWLDLHLLKYAVEVNGLDGLVINKMDILSGMDSIPVCVSYDAAGEPVYKHMKGWATTDGADSRASLPREAQAYLDLIEETVGCPVVIFSAGPAREQTYGSVSWT; from the coding sequence ATGCCCGGAATTGCAATTGTTGGGGCCCAGTGGGGCGATGAAGGCAAAGGGAAGATCACGGACTTCCTGGCTCCTGAAGCAGAGTTCGTGGTGCGCTACCAGGGTGGCGCGAATGCGGGTCATACCGTCACTGCCAAGGGTCAGACGTTCAAGCTGAACCTGCTGCCCAGTGGCGTGCTGCACGAAGGCACCGTGTCGGTGCTGGGTGACGGCATGGTCATCGACGCGGACAAGTTCATGGAGGAGCGCCGCAACCTGATCGCCGGCGGTCTGAATCCCGAACTGCGGATCTCGGACCGTGCTCACCTTGTGCTGCCGCACCACAAGTATGTGGACGGCCGCAAGGACTTCGTGGGCACCACCGGACGCGGCATCGGCCCGGCGTACGCCGACCGCGCCCGTCGCGTGGGCGTGCGCTTCGGTGACCTCTCCGACGACACGGTGCTGCGCGAGCGCCTCGAGCGTCTGCTGGAGGCCAAGCCCAACAGCACCCGAGACGCAGGCTGGACCAGCGTGGACGTCGCCATGGAGTCCCTGGCGCCCATCCGTGAGGCGCTGCTGCCCTTTGTGCAGGACACCGGGTCTCAGCTGCGCGCCGCCATCACTGAGGGCCGCAACGTGCTGTTCGAGGGTGCCCAGGCCACCCTGCTCGACCTGAACTACGGCACCTATCCCTTCGTGACCAGCAGCCATCCCACGGTGGGCGGCATCCTGGTCGGTGCGGGCGTAAACCACAAGGCCATTCACAAGGTCTACGGCGTGGCCAAGGCCTTCAACACCCGCGTCGGGCACGGGCCTTTCGTGACCGAGGTGCTGGGTGACGCGGAAATTCTGCGTCTGCGCGGCGACGGCTCCAAGCCCTGGGACGAGTTCGGCACCACCACCGGCCGTGCCCGCCGGGTCGGCTGGCTGGACCTGCACCTGCTGAAATACGCCGTGGAGGTCAATGGTCTCGACGGACTGGTCATCAACAAGATGGACATTCTGAGTGGCATGGACAGCATTCCTGTGTGTGTAAGCTATGACGCCGCCGGAGAGCCGGTGTACAAGCACATGAAAGGCTGGGCCACCACCGACGGCGCTGACAGCCGCGCCTCGCTGCCGCGTGAGGCCCAGGCGTACCTGGACCTGATCGAGGAGACTGTGGGCTGCCCGGTTGTGATTTTCAGTGCCGGACCTGCCCGTGAGCAGACCTACGGCTCGGTCAGCTGGACCTGA
- the folE gene encoding GTP cyclohydrolase I FolE, whose translation MTEFDTEHHHIQQEKQELPGLSELTTQWLSAVGEDPQREGLLKTPHRVAKAWNFLTDGYRLTLDDAVGDAVFAAEGSEMVIVKDIEFYSMCEHHMLPFFGRAHVAYIPDGKILGLSKFARIVDLYSRRLQVQERITTQVADAVQDLLQPKGVAVLMEGVHLCMAMRGVQKQNSSTTTSAMRGLFRSDPRTRAEFMSAVQGTLRGR comes from the coding sequence TTGACCGAATTTGACACCGAACACCACCACATACAGCAGGAGAAGCAGGAGCTGCCCGGCCTGAGTGAGCTGACCACGCAGTGGCTGAGCGCCGTGGGCGAGGACCCGCAGCGCGAGGGCCTGCTCAAGACGCCACACCGGGTGGCCAAGGCCTGGAACTTCCTGACCGACGGCTACCGGCTGACGCTGGACGACGCTGTGGGCGACGCCGTGTTCGCCGCCGAGGGCAGCGAGATGGTCATCGTCAAGGACATCGAGTTCTACTCCATGTGCGAGCACCATATGCTGCCGTTTTTTGGCCGCGCCCACGTGGCCTACATCCCTGATGGCAAGATCCTGGGCCTCAGCAAGTTCGCGCGTATCGTGGACCTGTACTCGCGCCGGTTGCAGGTGCAGGAGCGCATCACCACCCAGGTGGCCGACGCCGTACAGGACCTGCTGCAACCCAAAGGCGTGGCCGTCCTGATGGAAGGCGTCCACCTGTGCATGGCCATGCGCGGCGTGCAGAAGCAGAATTCCTCGACCACCACCAGCGCCATGCGGGGCCTGTTCCGCAGCGACCCGCGCACCCGCGCCGAGTTCATGAGCGCAGTTCAGGGCACCCTGCGTGGCCGTTGA
- a CDS encoding M20 family metallopeptidase codes for MTTTQDRVSELTEQLLKWRRHLHMNPEVGFQEHKTAAFIEAELNSMPGLTVTRPTETSVLAVLRGGQPGRTLLLRADIDALPIHEENQFEFASQTPGVMHACGHDGHTAILLGVARLLSAHPEEVPGEIRMIFQHAEEVGPGGAEELVMQTELMNGVDVVTGLHLNSQLPAGVVAVKPGAFMAAPDMIELTIQGRGGHGAHPEETVDPIAVGAQVVANLQHVVSRQVAAQDALVISITSFHSGTTHNVIPDTAEMMGTVRTFDPALRQKAPQLIERVVKGICEAHGATYDLRYQFGYRPLINTDWVAEQLREIALETVGPEHYQDAKPTMGGEDFSAYLEKAPGAYFNVGAGSEEADSHWPHHHPRFTIDERSLETGVRMLHAAALRLTLPGA; via the coding sequence ATGACCACAACCCAGGACCGTGTTTCGGAACTCACCGAACAGCTGCTCAAGTGGCGCCGTCACCTGCACATGAACCCTGAAGTGGGCTTTCAGGAGCACAAGACGGCCGCGTTTATCGAGGCTGAACTGAACAGCATGCCGGGGCTGACCGTGACCCGTCCTACCGAAACCAGCGTGCTGGCCGTGCTGCGCGGCGGACAGCCGGGGCGCACCCTGCTGCTGCGGGCCGACATTGACGCCTTGCCTATTCACGAGGAAAACCAGTTTGAGTTCGCCTCGCAGACTCCCGGCGTCATGCATGCCTGTGGTCACGACGGCCACACCGCCATCCTGCTGGGCGTCGCGCGGCTGCTCTCAGCGCACCCGGAAGAAGTGCCGGGCGAAATCCGCATGATCTTCCAGCACGCCGAGGAAGTCGGACCGGGCGGCGCTGAGGAACTGGTCATGCAGACCGAGCTGATGAACGGCGTGGATGTCGTGACCGGCCTGCACCTGAACAGCCAGCTGCCTGCCGGGGTGGTCGCGGTCAAACCCGGAGCCTTCATGGCGGCGCCCGACATGATCGAGCTGACCATCCAGGGCCGCGGAGGCCACGGCGCTCACCCGGAAGAAACCGTAGATCCCATCGCCGTGGGCGCTCAGGTGGTGGCAAACCTGCAGCACGTGGTCAGCCGGCAGGTGGCAGCCCAGGACGCCCTGGTCATCAGCATCACCTCGTTCCACAGCGGCACCACCCACAACGTCATTCCCGACACGGCCGAAATGATGGGCACGGTGCGCACCTTTGACCCGGCGCTGCGCCAGAAGGCCCCGCAGCTGATTGAGCGGGTGGTCAAGGGGATCTGTGAGGCGCACGGCGCGACCTACGACCTGCGCTACCAGTTCGGCTACCGCCCGCTGATCAATACCGACTGGGTGGCCGAGCAGCTGCGCGAGATCGCCCTGGAAACGGTGGGCCCCGAGCACTATCAGGACGCCAAACCCACCATGGGCGGCGAGGACTTCAGCGCCTACCTGGAAAAAGCACCTGGAGCCTACTTCAACGTCGGCGCCGGCAGCGAAGAGGCCGACAGCCACTGGCCGCACCACCACCCGCGCTTCACCATCGACGAGCGCAGCCTGGAAACCGGCGTACGCATGCTACACGCCGCAGCCCTGCGCCTGACCCTGCCCGGCGCCTGA
- a CDS encoding CheR family methyltransferase, translated as MNEDAHTATDFPEAPAESRFRTPTAIVGIGGSAGALDSYERLFTALAQGSGMAFVVVPHLDPQSGSLMPELLARCTSLPVVEITDGLEAAAEHVYVAPPGHTVTLLRGALQLTPDPQPHLPIDTFFASLAADQGERAVAVVLSGMGIDGSRGVQAIKQNLGLVYVQDPATAQYASMPQSAVATGTADQVLPAEELAAELFAQVTRTQTLRYPEAFASDGRASASLQKVLNQVRVRTSHDFSQYKLNTLVRRIDRRMKSQQIQDLEQYAHVLRDNPEEVRALFRDFLINVTSFFRDPQAFEMVAAHLRTYMREHAESGSFRIWVAGCSTGEEAYSLAMLLREVLEETEDLSHVGVQIFATDLDQEAVDTARLGLYSTQAVAGVSTERLDRFFIARDGGYQVRSELREMIVFARHNVFRDPPFTRLDLVSCRNMLIYFSPELQKEVLPLFHFALKPGGLLFLGPSETLGTSREMFGTLDNRWKLYRREGFRPAGTLALANLSQTPLTIEPQRTSREHHLRFQPARPRESSVSSSVQTVLLAEWTPPAVAVDAQGTVVYVSGRTGAYLELPNGVPNNNVVDMAFPELRYELIGALREAVATDSEVRSPVLDFTVQCTPHQLELVVTPMRYPGQPQDLFLIVFLDRGQAPLQSLASAGPDTSGRVAQLERELQRTKEYLQATIEETEVALEERKSTNEELQTTNEELQSSIEELMTSKEELQSLNEELSTINAEHHVIITDLQQANDDMKNLLDSVGIATVFLDNNLRVKRFTPRITEVVSLMSVDLGRPITDIASNLRYDILAEDIQRVIQTLIPYETEVQTKDGRWFLMRISPYRTFDNTIDGAVVVFTNIDTVKQLHHQLRDAQDQNEAVLNTMSDPVVVLDHNLRVLSHNKALLELLQLQVADAKGVRLFDLGSGQFDNPELTGLLRDLTLGSGELSDFMLHMDLPGQGRRIVKVNARPLQTHDERAELLLWAEDVTPIIQQLAEEGPGAIHETTSSEADSGAQAPDQN; from the coding sequence ATGAACGAAGACGCCCACACCGCCACTGACTTTCCTGAGGCACCTGCTGAAAGCCGGTTCAGAACGCCGACCGCCATTGTCGGAATCGGCGGCTCGGCCGGCGCACTGGACAGTTACGAACGCCTGTTTACGGCGCTTGCCCAGGGCAGCGGCATGGCCTTCGTGGTGGTGCCGCACCTGGATCCGCAGAGCGGCAGCCTGATGCCGGAACTGCTGGCCCGCTGCACCTCCCTGCCGGTGGTGGAAATCACCGACGGCCTGGAAGCCGCCGCCGAACACGTCTATGTCGCGCCGCCCGGCCACACGGTGACCCTGCTGCGCGGCGCCTTGCAACTGACCCCCGACCCCCAGCCTCACCTGCCTATCGACACGTTCTTTGCCAGCCTCGCCGCCGATCAGGGCGAACGGGCCGTGGCTGTGGTGCTGTCGGGCATGGGCATTGACGGCAGCCGTGGCGTGCAGGCCATCAAGCAGAACCTGGGGCTGGTGTACGTGCAGGATCCGGCGACCGCGCAGTACGCCAGCATGCCGCAGAGCGCCGTGGCCACCGGCACCGCCGATCAGGTGCTGCCGGCCGAAGAACTGGCGGCCGAGCTGTTTGCCCAGGTGACCCGCACCCAGACCCTGCGTTACCCGGAGGCGTTTGCCAGTGACGGGCGCGCTTCGGCCTCGTTGCAGAAGGTGCTCAATCAGGTCCGGGTCCGCACGTCGCACGACTTTTCCCAGTACAAGCTCAATACGCTGGTGCGCCGCATCGACCGGCGCATGAAAAGTCAGCAGATCCAGGACCTCGAACAGTACGCCCATGTCCTGCGCGACAATCCCGAAGAGGTCCGGGCGCTGTTCCGGGACTTCCTGATCAACGTGACCAGCTTTTTCCGCGATCCGCAGGCGTTCGAGATGGTAGCGGCCCATCTGCGGACCTATATGCGGGAGCACGCCGAGTCGGGCAGTTTCCGGATCTGGGTGGCGGGCTGCTCCACAGGAGAGGAAGCCTATTCGCTGGCCATGCTGCTGCGCGAGGTGCTTGAGGAAACCGAGGACCTCTCGCACGTTGGGGTACAGATCTTTGCCACCGACCTTGATCAGGAGGCCGTGGACACCGCCCGGCTGGGCCTGTACTCCACACAGGCTGTGGCAGGCGTGTCCACCGAGCGGCTGGACCGGTTTTTCATTGCGCGCGACGGCGGCTATCAGGTCAGGAGCGAACTGCGCGAGATGATCGTGTTTGCGCGGCACAACGTTTTCCGGGACCCGCCGTTTACCCGCCTGGACCTGGTGTCGTGCCGCAACATGCTGATCTATTTCAGCCCCGAGCTGCAAAAGGAAGTGCTGCCGCTGTTTCACTTCGCCCTGAAACCCGGCGGCCTGTTGTTCCTGGGACCGTCCGAGACACTGGGCACCAGCCGGGAGATGTTCGGCACCCTGGACAACCGCTGGAAGCTCTACCGGCGTGAGGGCTTCCGGCCCGCAGGAACACTGGCGCTGGCCAACCTGAGCCAGACACCGTTGACAATCGAGCCTCAGCGGACGTCCCGCGAGCATCACCTGCGCTTCCAGCCTGCCCGCCCACGGGAAAGTAGCGTGTCCAGCAGTGTGCAGACTGTGCTGCTGGCCGAGTGGACGCCCCCAGCCGTCGCCGTGGACGCCCAGGGCACTGTGGTGTATGTCAGCGGCCGGACCGGAGCCTACCTGGAGCTGCCGAACGGCGTCCCCAACAACAATGTGGTGGATATGGCCTTCCCGGAGCTGCGCTACGAACTGATCGGCGCGCTGCGCGAAGCCGTGGCCACCGACAGCGAGGTCCGCTCGCCGGTGCTTGATTTCACCGTTCAATGCACGCCGCACCAGCTGGAACTGGTAGTGACCCCCATGCGCTACCCAGGTCAGCCTCAGGACCTGTTTCTGATTGTCTTTCTGGACCGGGGGCAGGCGCCGCTGCAAAGCCTGGCCAGTGCCGGGCCGGACACCAGCGGCCGGGTGGCGCAGCTGGAGCGCGAACTCCAGCGCACCAAGGAATACCTGCAGGCCACCATCGAGGAGACGGAAGTGGCGCTTGAGGAACGCAAAAGCACCAATGAGGAACTCCAGACCACCAACGAGGAACTCCAGAGCAGCATCGAGGAGCTGATGACCTCCAAAGAGGAGTTGCAGTCGCTCAACGAGGAGCTCAGCACCATCAACGCCGAACATCACGTGATCATCACGGATCTCCAGCAGGCCAACGACGATATGAAAAACCTGCTGGACTCGGTGGGCATTGCCACCGTGTTCCTGGACAACAACCTGCGGGTCAAGCGGTTTACGCCGCGCATTACCGAAGTGGTCAGTCTGATGTCGGTGGATCTGGGGCGACCGATCACCGATATCGCCTCGAACCTGCGCTACGACATCCTGGCCGAGGACATTCAGCGCGTGATCCAGACTCTGATTCCCTATGAAACAGAGGTCCAGACCAAGGACGGCCGCTGGTTCCTGATGCGCATTTCGCCCTACCGGACCTTCGATAACACCATCGACGGCGCCGTGGTGGTCTTTACCAATATCGACACCGTCAAGCAGCTGCACCACCAGCTGCGCGACGCTCAGGACCAAAACGAAGCTGTGCTGAATACCATGAGTGACCCGGTCGTGGTGCTCGACCATAACCTGCGGGTGCTGTCGCACAACAAGGCCCTGCTGGAGCTGCTGCAGCTTCAGGTTGCCGACGCAAAGGGCGTGAGGCTCTTTGACCTGGGCAGCGGGCAGTTCGACAATCCAGAGCTGACGGGCCTGTTGCGCGACCTGACGCTGGGCAGCGGCGAACTGAGCGATTTCATGCTGCACATGGACCTTCCCGGTCAGGGCCGACGGATCGTCAAAGTCAATGCGCGCCCCCTCCAGACCCACGACGAGCGCGCCGAACTGCTGCTGTGGGCAGAGGACGTCACGCCGATCATTCAGCAGCTTGCCGAAGAGGGTCCCGGAGCCATTCACGAAACGACATCATCCGAAGCGGACAGCGGAGCACAGGCCCCTGATCAGAACTGA